One genomic region from Rosa rugosa chromosome 1, drRosRugo1.1, whole genome shotgun sequence encodes:
- the LOC133726957 gene encoding phospholipase D alpha 1-like: MAQTVLLHGVLHATIFEVDKLKAGNCCTFICKLIEESVGLGKGCRPYATIDLENARVGRTRLLEETTTNPQWNESFHIYCAHMASNVVFSIKEYNPIGANVIGRAYLPAAELLNGEEVDRWLKIRMDHHSRPLHGGSKIHVKLRFHPVTKNCNWSHGIKSPKFPGVPYTFFPQRNGCRVTLYQDAHVPDNFIPNIPLAGGKCYEPHRCWEDIFHAIYNARHLIYIAGWSVYTKITLVRDTMRPKIVDGDLTLGELLKMKAKEGVKVLMLVWDDRTSVKVLKKDGLMATHDEDTENYFHDSGVHCVLCPRNPDNGQSIVQDIEVGTMFTHHQKIVVVDSELPNGALEKRRIVSFIGGIDLCDGRYDTQFHPLFRTLGTIHHDDLHQPNFNGASIAKGGPREPWHDIHCRLEGPIAWDVLFNFEQRWRKQGVKDLLFQLRDFDETFIPPSPVMYPEDHDTWNVQLFRSIDGGAAFGFPNSPEDATRAGLVSGRDLVIDRSIQDAYINAIRRAKSFIYIENQYFLGSSFGWQSDHKDLKVEEVGALHLIPKELSLKIVSKIEAGERFTVYIVMPMWPEGVPESQSVQAILHWQKLTMEMMYRDITEALKTKGLDANPKEYLTFFCLGNREKKRSGEYEPHEKPQHDTDYSRAQQSRRFMIYVHAKCMIVDDEYIIIGSANINQRSMDGARDTEIAMGAYQPYHLSTNVPARGQIHGLRMALWYEHLGLLNNTFLEPESVECVRMVNQIAEKHWELYLSETLEGDLPGHLLSYPVKITENGEVTELPGVEFFPDTKAKVHGTRSDLIPSIITT, from the exons ATGGCGCAGACCGTGCTGCTGCATGGAGTACTTCATGCAACAATATTCGAAGTCGATAAGTTGAAGGCTGGAAATTGCTGCACCTTCATATGCAAG CTGATTGAAGAGTCAGTTGGGTTGGGGAAAGGTTGCAGACCCTATGCGACCATTGATTTGGAAAATGCAAGAGTTGGGAGAACTAGACTGCTGGAAGAAACAACCACAAATCCACAGTGGAATGAATCCTTTCACATTTACTGTGCTCATATGGCTTCTAATGTCGTTTTCTCCATCAAAGAATACAATCCAATCGGGGCCAATGTCATCGGAAGAGCTTATTTGCCTGCTGCTGAACTCCTCAATGGAGAAGAAGTAGACAGATGGCTTAAGATCAGAATGGATCATCACAGTAGACCTCTACATGGAGGTTCCAAAATCCATGTGAAACTGAGGTTTCATCCTGTAACTAAAAACTGTAATTGGTctcatggaatcaaaagtcCTAAATTTCCAGGAGTACCCTACACATTTTTCCCACAAAGAAATGGCTGCAGGGTTACCCTTTACCAAGATGCTCATGTTCCAGACAATTTCATCCCCAACATCCCTTTAGCTGGAGGCAAGTGTTACGAACCTCATCGGTGTTGGGAAGATATTTTTCATGCAATCTATAATGCAAGGCACTTGATATACATTGCTGGTTGGTCTGTATATACTAAAATCACATTAGTAAGAGACACGATGAGGCCAAAGATAGTAGACGGAGACTTGACTCTGGGAGAGCTTCTTAAGATGAAAGCAAAGGAAGGAGTGAAGGTCTTAATGCTTGTATGGGATGACAGAACTTCAGTGAAGGTACTAAAGAAAGATGGACTGATGGCTACTCATGATGAAGATACCGAAAATTACTTCCATGACAGCGGAGTTCACTGCGTGTTGTGTCCCAGAAACCCTGACAATGGGCAAAGCATTGTTCAAGATATAGAGGTTGGAACAATGTTCACTCATCATCAAAAGATTGTGGTAGTGGACAGTGAATTGCCGAATGGAGCATTAGAAAAGAGGAGGATTGTGAGCTTCATTGGCGGCATTGATCTTTGTGATGGAAGATATGACACTCAGTTTCATCCCCTTTTCAGGACTTTAGGCACAATCCACCATGATGATCTCCATCAACCCAATTTTAATGGTGCCTCAATCGCAAAAGGTGGACCAAGGGAGCCTTGGCATGACATACATTGCAGGCTAGAAGGGCCTATTGCTTGGGATGTTTTATTCAACTTTGAGCAGAGGTGGAGAAAGCAAGGTGTGAAAGACTTACTTTTTCAACTCAGAGATTTTGATGAGACCTTTATACCACCATCTCCGGTTATGTATCCTGAAGACCATGACACATGGAATGTTCAGTTGTTCCGATCCATTGATGGAGGAGCTGCATTCGGATTTCCCAACTCTCCTGAAGATGCTACCAGGGCTGGTCTAGTCAGTGGCAGAGATCTTGTGATTGACAGAAGCATTCAGGATGCATATATCAATGCAATTCGTCGAGCAAAGAGTTTTATCTACATCGAAAATCAGTACTTTCTTGGAAGCTCTTTTGGCTGGCAGTCAGATCATAAAGACCTCAAAGTTGAGGAGGTTGGCGCTTTGCATCTTATTCCAAAAGAACTGTCACTAAAGATTGTTAGTAAGATTGAAGCTGGAGAAAGATTTACTGTCTACATTGTCATGCCTATGTGGCCAGAGGGTGTTCCAGAAAGCCAATCTGTTCAGGCAATATTGCATTGGCAGAAGTTGACAATGGAGATGATGTATAGGGACATAACAGAAGCTCTAAAGACCAAGGGGCTTGATGCAAACCCTAAGGAGTATTTGACATTCTTTTGCCTTGGAAATCGTGAGAAGAAGCGAAGCGGAGAATATGAACCTCATGAGAAACCACAGCATGATACAGATTACAGTAGAGCTCAACAATCTAGGCGGTTCATGATCTACGTACATGCCAAGTGTATGATAG TTGATGATGAATACATAATCATTGGATCCGCCAACATAAATCAGAGATCAATGGACGGCGCCAGGGATACCGAGATTGCCATGGGAGCTTACCAACCATATCACCTATCTACCAATGTACCTGCCCGGGGCCAAATCCATGGCCTCAGAATGGCATTGTGGTATGAACATTTGGGGTTGCTCAATAACACCTTTCTTGAGCCAGAGAGTGTGGAATGTGTGAGAATGGTGAACCAGATTGCCGAAAAGCATTGGGAACTCTATTTAAGTGAGACCTTAGAGGGTGACTTGCCAGGACATTTGCTATCCTATCCCGTAAAAATTACTGAAAATGGAGAGGTCACTGAGTTACCTGGGGTTGAATTTTTTCCAGACACCAAGGCTAAAGTTCATGGAACCAGATCTGACTTAATTCCTTCAATCATCACTACTTAA
- the LOC133726956 gene encoding uncharacterized protein LOC133726956, producing MSSMLGSQGVVLATAMAVSGTVLLLAFRLQKPADHHQISQSTPQILRSCISSEKKRKNKKKRVHFAKDVVDPIGDGEEFRRQIIASSSSSSSSASASASASLNFKKTSGGAQKYKGMPANRVALYNGILRDRVVHHRLAYSH from the exons ATGTCTTCCATGTTGGGCTCACAAGGCGTGGTCTTGGCGACGGCCATGGCTGTCTCCGGCACTGTCCTCCTCCTCGCTTTTCGCCTTCAGAAACCGGCAGATCACCACCAAATTTCTCAGTCCACTCCCCAAATTCTACGATCTTGTATCTCTTCTG agaagaagaggaagaacaagaagaagagagtTCACTTTGCAAAGGACGTGGTGGATCCAATTGGGGATGGAGAAGAGTTCAGAAGGCAGAtcattgcttcttcttcttcatcatcatcatcagcatcAGCATCAGCATCAGCATCACTAAACTTTAAAAAGACTAGTGGAGGTGCTCAGAAATATAAAGGAATGCCAGCAAACCGAGTGGCTCTCTATAATGGGATACTTAGGGATCGCGTGGTTCATCATCGATTGGCCTACTCGCACTGA